In Strigops habroptila isolate Jane chromosome 4, bStrHab1.2.pri, whole genome shotgun sequence, a single genomic region encodes these proteins:
- the CHRM5 gene encoding muscarinic acetylcholine receptor M5 has product MEVNLFSNSTVVNSSSINHKQLEGHSLWEVITIATVTAIVSLITIVGNILVMISFKVNSQLKTVNNYYLLSLACADLIIGIFSMNLYTSYILIGHWSLGSLACDLWLALDYVASNASVMNLLVISFDRYFSITRPLTYRAKRTPKRAGIMIGLAWLISFVLWAPVILCWQYFVGERTVPPEECQIQFLYEPIITFGTAIAAFYIPVSVMTILYCRIYKETEKRTKDLAELQGSESVAEFEMIKPQKAFLKSCFSCKQQNLAKRERCQASWSSSSRSTSATVKASQAASTCIDWAKADQLTTCSSYASSEEEDKLATDSVFQVTYRSPSKGKAEEFNESTDVVEHQPEENDFENQKYFLSPAKSHIQKSKKCVAYKFRLVVKADGTQEANNGCRKVKITPCPAALSKDPSIKSMDPNINNQITKRKRMVLIKERKAAQTLSAILLAFIITWTPYNIMVLISTFCSDCIPLTLWHLGYWLCYVNSTVNPMCYALCNKTFRKTFKMLLFCQWKKKKVEEKLYWQGNTRLP; this is encoded by the coding sequence ATGGAAGTAAATTTATTCAGCAATTCCACTGTTGTAAACAGTTCATCCATCAACCACAAGCAGTTAGAAGGGCATAGCCTCTGGGAAGTCATTACTATTGCCACTGTAACTGCAATTGTAAGCTTAATAACCATAGTGGGAAATATTCTTGTGATGATATCATTCAAGGTTAACAGTCAGCTCAAAACTGTCAACAATTATTACTTGCTCAGCCTTGCCTGTGCAGATCTCATCATTGGAATATTTTCTATGAACCTTTATACATCCTATATACTCATAGGCCATTGGTCTCTTGGAAGCCTTGCCTGTGACCTGTGGCTAGCACTGGACTATGTAGCTAGTAATGCCTCAGTAATGAACCTCCTTGTCATCAGTTTTGACAGATATTTTTCCATCACAAGGCCTTTAACTTACAGGGCCAAACGCACGCCTAAAAGAGCTGGCATTATGATTGGTCTGGCTTGGCTAATTTCCTTCGTGCTGTGGGCACCCGTGATCTTGTGCTGGCAGTATTTCGTGGGTGAACGAACAGTACCACCTGAAGAGTGCCAGATACAGTTTTTATATGAGCCCATTATCACCTTTGGTACTGCAATTGCTGCTTTTTACATTCCGGTGTCCGTGATGACCATTTTGTATTGCCGCATCTATAAAGAGACAGAGAAACGTACCAAGGACCTTGCTGAACTGCAGGGTTCGGAGTCTGTGGCAGAGTTTGAGATGATAAAGCCTCAGAAAGCATTCCTGAAGTCTTGCTTCAGTTGCAAGCAACAAAACTTAGCCAAAAGAGAGAGGTGTCAGGCTTCCTGGTCTTCATCTAGTCGAAGTACATCAGCTACCGTGAAAGCCTCTCAGGCAGCAAGTACTTGCATCGACTGGGCTAAGGCTGACCAGTTAACCACCTGCAGCAGCTATGCATCTTCAGAAGAGGAGGATAAACTTGCCACAGATTCAGTTTTCCAAGTAACTTACAGAAGTCCATCTAAAGGTAAGGCAGAAGAGTTTAATGAGAGTACGGATGTTGTCGAACACCAACCTGAAGAAAATGATTTTGAGaaccagaaatactttttatcaCCTGCCAAAAGCCAcatacaaaaaagtaaaaaatgtgtGGCCTATAAATTCCGGTTGGTGGTTAAGGCTGATGGCACCCAGGAAGCCAACAATGGTTGCCgtaaagtaaaaataactccctgtcctgctgctctgtCAAAGGATCCTTCCATCAAGAGCATGGATCCAAATATAAATAACCAAATCACCAAAAGGAAACGGATGGTTCTTATAAAGGAACgcaaagcagcacagacttTAAGTGCTATACTTTTGGCTTTTATTATCACATGGACTCCCTACAATATCATGGTTTTGATTTCCACATTCTGCTCTGACTGTATTCCCCTGACATTGTGGCACCTTGGATATTGGCTATGCTACGTGAACAGCACTGTTAATCCCATGTGTTATGCCCTCTGTAACAAAACTTTCAGGAAAACTTTTAAGATGCTGCTATTCTgccagtggaaaaagaaaaaagtggaagAGAAGCTATACTGGCAAGGCAATACCAGACTTCCATAA
- the LOC115606758 gene encoding fibrinogen-like protein 1-like protein, whose amino-acid sequence MLLTSSAGFILFLLSQCTVSVITKEAVVLANAHLLPQRGYERLGNSNEKDYPRDCFEIFQRSKGNSRDGLYIIQPKEDPIVVSCNMQDGGWTVIQHITANSTVDFDRTWQDYKYGFGSVHDNHWLGNEYMHQLTSSSVQYILGVKLVNLNAEIKWGQYEPFLIEDEESQYRIRVGLYQGNATDALSLDTEAYLHDNQKFTTKDRDNDNYFQNCAKLEHNGIPGGGWWYDACAGANLNRRNVIYWQKDCNKQRMCKFAWMMIKPIEYSLSYPTKSCLCQKVEL is encoded by the exons ATGCTGTTGACGAGCTCAGCTGGATTTATTCTCTTCTTGCTCTCTCAATGCACTGTATCAGTGATCACCAAAGAGGCAGTGGTCTTGGCTAATGCTCACCTTCTTCCTCAAAGAGGCTATGAGAGACTGGgtaacagcaatgaaaaag ACTATCCAAGGGATTGTTTTGAGATTTTTCAGCGCTCCAAAGGAAATTCCAGAGATGGTCTTTACATCATCCAACCAAAGGAGGACCCAATTGTAGTCTCTTGTAACATGCAAGATGGTGGTTGGACAGTAATCCAGCACATTACAGCCAATAGTACTGTTGACTTTGATAGGACCTGGCAGGATTACAAATATGGATTTGGCTCCGTTCATGACAACCATTGGTTAGGAAATGAATATATGCATCAGTTAACAAGCAGCTCTGTGCAATATATACTTGGAGTTAAACTTGTAAACCTAAACGCTGAAATCAAATGGGGACAATATGAACCCTTCCTTATTGAAGACGAAGAGTCTCAATACCGAATCAGGGTTGGTCTATACCAAGGCAATGCCACTGATGCTCTGAGCCTAGACACAGAAGCTTACCTTCATGACAACCAGAAATTCACCACCAAAGACAGAGACAATGACAATTACTTTCAGAATTGTGCTAAACTGGAACACAATGGCATTCCTGGGGGAGGCTGGTGGTATGATGCATGTGCCGGAGCAAATCTAAACCGTAGGAATGTGATATACTGGCAAAAGGACTGCAACAAGCAACGCATGTGCAAGTTTGCATGGATGATGATCAAACCCATTGAGTACAGCCTGTCATACCCAACCAAGTCCTGTCTGTGTCAGAAAGTTGAACTGTAG